A genomic region of Candidatus Pseudomonas phytovorans contains the following coding sequences:
- the hldE gene encoding bifunctional D-glycero-beta-D-manno-heptose-7-phosphate kinase/D-glycero-beta-D-manno-heptose 1-phosphate adenylyltransferase HldE: MKLSMPRFDQAPVLVVGDVMLDRYWHGGTSRISPEAPVPVVKVDQIEDRPGGAANVALNIAALGAPASLIGVTGQDEAADSLANSLQAAGVRSVFQRIAHQPTIVKLRVMSRHQQLLRIDFEEPFATDPLSLGAEVDSLLEGVKVLVLSDYGKGALKNHQSLIQAARAKGIPVLADPKGKDFSIYRGASLITPNLSEFEAIVGRCADEAELVAKGLQLLQELDLGAVLVTRGEHGMTLLRVGQPALHLPARAREVFDVTGAGDTVISTLAAAIAAGEDLPHAVALANLAAGIVVGKLGTAAISAPELRRAIQREEGSERGVLGLEQLLLAIDDARAHNEKIVFTNGCFDILHAGHVTYLEQARAQGDRLIVAVNDDASVSRLKGPGRPINSVDRRMAVLAGLGAVDWVISFPEGTPENLLSQVKPDVLVKGGDYGIDQVVGADIVKAYGGTVKVLGLVENSSTTAIVEKIRKN, translated from the coding sequence ATGAAGTTGTCCATGCCGCGTTTCGATCAAGCCCCGGTTCTGGTGGTCGGCGATGTCATGCTCGACCGCTACTGGCATGGCGGTACTTCGCGTATCTCGCCTGAAGCGCCAGTGCCGGTGGTCAAGGTCGATCAGATCGAGGATCGCCCCGGCGGCGCGGCCAACGTTGCGTTGAACATCGCCGCCCTGGGCGCACCGGCTTCGCTGATCGGCGTTACCGGCCAGGACGAGGCCGCCGACAGCCTGGCCAACAGCTTGCAGGCTGCGGGGGTTCGCTCGGTGTTCCAGCGCATTGCGCACCAGCCGACCATCGTCAAGCTGCGGGTCATGAGCCGTCACCAGCAACTGCTGCGTATCGATTTCGAAGAGCCGTTTGCCACCGACCCGCTGTCGCTGGGTGCAGAAGTCGATAGCCTGCTCGAAGGCGTCAAGGTGCTGGTCTTGTCGGACTACGGCAAGGGCGCACTGAAGAATCACCAGAGCCTGATCCAGGCGGCGCGGGCCAAGGGCATTCCGGTGCTGGCCGACCCCAAGGGCAAGGATTTCTCCATCTACCGTGGCGCCAGCCTGATTACCCCCAACCTCAGCGAGTTCGAGGCCATCGTTGGCCGTTGTGCCGATGAGGCTGAACTGGTCGCCAAAGGTTTGCAGTTGCTGCAGGAACTGGACCTGGGTGCCGTGCTGGTAACCCGTGGCGAGCATGGCATGACCCTGCTGCGCGTTGGCCAGCCGGCGCTGCACCTGCCGGCGCGGGCGCGTGAAGTGTTCGATGTGACCGGTGCCGGTGATACCGTCATCTCCACCCTGGCAGCGGCCATTGCCGCTGGCGAGGACCTGCCCCACGCGGTGGCCTTGGCCAACCTGGCGGCAGGCATCGTGGTCGGCAAGCTGGGTACGGCTGCTATCAGTGCCCCCGAACTGCGCCGGGCAATCCAGCGTGAGGAAGGCTCCGAGCGCGGCGTACTGGGCCTGGAGCAACTGCTGCTGGCCATCGATGACGCGCGGGCGCACAACGAGAAGATCGTCTTCACCAATGGCTGCTTCGACATCCTGCATGCCGGGCACGTCACTTACCTGGAACAGGCGCGGGCCCAGGGCGATCGCCTGATTGTCGCGGTCAACGACGACGCTTCGGTCAGCCGCCTGAAAGGGCCGGGCCGACCAATCAACAGCGTCGACCGGCGCATGGCCGTTCTGGCCGGCTTGGGTGCGGTAGACTGGGTAATCAGCTTCCCCGAAGGTACGCCGGAAAACCTGCTAAGTCAGGTGAAGCCGGATGTACTGGTCAAGGGTGGCGACTACGGCATCGACCAGGTCGTGGGCGCCGATATCGTCAAGGCCTATGGCGGCACCGTGAAGGTGCTGGGGCTGGTCGAGAACAGCTCGACCACCGCCATTGTCGAGAAAATTCGCAAGAACTGA
- a CDS encoding metal ABC transporter ATPase, with protein MARTLIRKNPSNFKTLPLHVEATPEGLVYQSIGMPLNFAQTQQRRKAIQLPDTQRFVVELANLGVSVRLTLHWQNRDYWVLVRQRRQDRGDVVLKLISGYVPAQELNLPLHTAVQEVAEECLLETPEGWLGGRFNDTWLPVPYAAALHYRETPHFLLAPESGAARPVHCGNLMLLERPRAYVHLPTASLQLIYDMRLQVPREAKKLSLFHVDERLEGGQLVARLNRKRPDLYLMPLKDGQPLAELYTLKKDELVPASTRGLYLAESFARQEGWVVTDERVRWKDWVKQQGLVESKPVRASHLQRFGDKARQLLERARTSLHK; from the coding sequence GTGGCGCGAACGCTGATCCGCAAGAACCCGAGCAACTTCAAGACACTGCCACTGCATGTCGAAGCCACGCCCGAAGGCCTGGTCTACCAGAGCATCGGCATGCCGCTGAACTTTGCCCAGACCCAACAGCGGCGCAAGGCCATCCAGCTGCCCGACACGCAGCGCTTCGTGGTCGAACTGGCCAACCTGGGTGTGTCGGTGCGCCTTACCCTGCATTGGCAAAACCGCGATTACTGGGTGTTGGTACGTCAGCGTCGGCAAGACCGGGGCGATGTGGTGCTGAAACTGATTTCTGGCTACGTACCCGCGCAGGAGCTGAACCTGCCGTTGCACACGGCTGTTCAGGAAGTGGCAGAGGAATGCCTGCTGGAAACCCCGGAAGGCTGGTTGGGCGGGCGCTTCAACGATACCTGGCTGCCTGTCCCGTACGCCGCAGCCCTGCACTATCGCGAAACACCGCACTTCTTGCTGGCCCCGGAGTCCGGCGCCGCCCGGCCCGTGCACTGCGGCAACCTGATGCTGCTGGAGCGGCCACGGGCCTATGTGCACTTGCCCACCGCCTCGCTGCAACTGATCTACGACATGCGCCTGCAGGTGCCCCGTGAAGCCAAGAAACTCAGCCTGTTTCACGTCGATGAGCGGCTGGAGGGTGGCCAGCTGGTGGCGCGGCTCAACCGCAAACGGCCAGACCTGTACCTGATGCCTTTGAAGGACGGTCAACCGCTGGCTGAGCTGTATACGCTGAAAAAGGATGAGCTGGTGCCGGCGAGTACCCGCGGGCTATATCTGGCCGAGAGTTTTGCCCGGCAGGAAGGCTGGGTAGTGACGGACGAGCGGGTGCGCTGGAAGGACTGGGTGAAGCAGCAGGGGTTGGTCGAGAGCAAGCCGGTGCGGGCATCGCACCTGCAGCGGTTTGGTGACAAGGCGCGGCAGTTGCTGGAACGGGCGCGAACATCACTTCACAAATGA
- a CDS encoding aldo/keto reductase, which yields MSLPTLHDFHRPLGSTGFKVSPLGLGTVKLGRDQGVKYPTGFTIPGDDEARMLLAQARELGINLIDTAPAYGRSEERLGPLLRGQRDEWVIVSKVGEEFDSGLSHFDFSAAHTRRSVERSLRRLETDRIELVLVHSDGNDLAILEQQEVYQTLAELKREGKILGFGLSGKTVAGGLKALEQGDCAMVTYNLNEQAERPVLDYAAEHGKAILVKKALASGHICLAPGVDPVQASFELLFAHPGVSSAIVGTINPLHLAHNVATVARILGQH from the coding sequence ATGAGCCTGCCAACCTTGCATGACTTCCACCGCCCGCTGGGCAGTACCGGCTTCAAGGTGTCCCCCTTGGGCCTGGGCACGGTCAAGCTGGGCCGCGACCAGGGTGTGAAGTACCCCACCGGTTTCACCATCCCCGGCGATGACGAAGCCCGCATGCTGCTGGCCCAGGCCCGCGAACTGGGCATCAACCTGATCGACACCGCCCCCGCCTATGGCCGCAGCGAGGAACGCCTGGGCCCGCTGCTGCGCGGCCAACGCGATGAGTGGGTAATCGTCAGCAAGGTCGGCGAAGAATTCGACAGCGGCCTGTCGCACTTCGACTTCAGTGCCGCCCACACCCGTCGTTCGGTGGAGCGCAGCCTGCGCCGCTTGGAAACCGACCGCATCGAACTGGTGCTGGTGCATTCCGACGGCAACGACTTGGCGATACTCGAACAGCAGGAGGTCTACCAGACCCTGGCGGAGCTCAAGCGCGAGGGCAAGATCCTCGGCTTCGGTCTGTCCGGCAAGACCGTCGCCGGCGGCCTGAAAGCACTGGAGCAAGGCGACTGCGCCATGGTCACCTACAACCTCAACGAACAGGCAGAACGCCCGGTGCTGGACTACGCTGCCGAACACGGCAAGGCCATTCTGGTCAAAAAGGCCCTGGCCAGCGGGCATATCTGCCTGGCCCCGGGCGTTGACCCGGTGCAGGCAAGCTTCGAGCTGTTGTTTGCCCACCCGGGCGTCAGCAGTGCTATCGTCGGCACCATCAATCCGCTGCACCTGGCCCACAACGTGGCCACCGTCGCCCGTATCCTGGGCCAGCACTGA
- a CDS encoding FAD-dependent oxidoreductase, with protein MPSAISTDVLIVGAGVAGLWLNARLRRQGYSTVLVERASLGGEQTIKSQGIIHGGTKYALHGALTGASEAIAEMPRRWREALAGDGELDLGRTRLLSDAHYLWSPGTLAGNLTSFFASKAVRTRVEQVKGEQLPPALQDRAFKGKVYRLAELVIDVPSLLANLAELAGDSLLAGERIEPLREGDELVGLCVDGREIRAQRVVLSAGAGTEDLLHTLGVNQPAMQTRPLHMVMAKGANLKPLYAHCLGGGPKPRVTVTTHPAADGQWVWYLGGDLAEADGVAREPAAQIAAAQKEIANLLPWVDQSQVRWATLRVDRAEPAQSGLVRPDNAFLADQQRLLVGWPTKLALAPDFSDRVISHLERDGIRPQAQADLADLPRPPLGVPAWEQLLP; from the coding sequence ATGCCATCTGCCATTTCCACTGACGTGCTGATCGTTGGTGCCGGGGTCGCAGGCCTCTGGCTCAATGCCCGCCTGCGCCGCCAGGGCTACTCGACAGTGCTGGTGGAACGCGCCAGCCTTGGCGGCGAGCAGACTATCAAGTCGCAGGGCATCATCCACGGCGGCACCAAGTACGCCCTGCACGGCGCCCTGACTGGTGCCTCGGAAGCCATCGCCGAGATGCCGCGCCGCTGGCGCGAGGCCCTGGCTGGCGACGGCGAACTCGACCTCGGGCGTACCCGCCTGCTCTCCGACGCCCACTACCTGTGGTCGCCGGGCACCTTGGCCGGTAACCTCACCAGTTTCTTCGCCAGCAAGGCCGTGCGCACCCGTGTCGAACAGGTCAAGGGCGAGCAACTGCCACCGGCCCTGCAGGACCGTGCCTTCAAGGGCAAGGTGTATCGCCTGGCCGAGCTGGTTATCGACGTGCCCAGCCTGCTGGCCAACCTGGCCGAACTGGCCGGTGACAGCCTGCTGGCGGGCGAACGCATCGAACCGCTGCGCGAAGGCGACGAACTGGTCGGCCTTTGCGTGGACGGTCGCGAAATCCGTGCCCAGCGCGTTGTGCTGAGTGCGGGTGCCGGCACCGAAGACCTGCTGCACACCCTCGGCGTGAACCAGCCCGCGATGCAAACCCGCCCCCTGCACATGGTCATGGCCAAGGGCGCCAACCTGAAGCCGCTTTACGCACACTGCCTGGGCGGTGGGCCGAAGCCGCGGGTAACGGTCACTACCCATCCGGCTGCGGATGGGCAATGGGTATGGTATCTGGGCGGCGACCTTGCCGAAGCGGACGGCGTCGCTCGCGAGCCTGCCGCGCAGATTGCTGCGGCGCAAAAGGAAATCGCCAACCTGCTGCCGTGGGTCGACCAGAGCCAAGTGCGCTGGGCCACCCTGCGGGTCGACCGTGCCGAACCTGCGCAGTCCGGCCTGGTACGCCCGGACAACGCCTTCCTCGCCGACCAGCAGCGCCTGCTGGTCGGCTGGCCGACCAAGCTGGCGCTGGCACCGGACTTCAGCGACCGGGTCATCAGCCACCTGGAGCGCGACGGCATCCGCCCGCAGGCGCAAGCCGACCTGGCCGACCTGCCACGCCCACCGCTGGGCGTACCGGCCTGGGAGCAACTGCTGCCATGA
- a CDS encoding multidrug efflux SMR transporter encodes MNAYTYLAIAICAEVIATASMKAVKGLSTPLPLLLMVVGYGIAFWMLTLVVRSIPVGIAYAIWSGLGIVLISVAALVIYGQKLDVPAMLGMAMIVGGVVVIQLFSKTAGH; translated from the coding sequence ATGAATGCCTACACCTACCTCGCTATCGCCATCTGCGCCGAAGTTATCGCCACTGCCTCGATGAAAGCGGTGAAGGGCCTGAGCACGCCATTGCCGCTGCTGCTGATGGTGGTCGGCTACGGCATCGCGTTCTGGATGCTGACCTTGGTGGTGCGCAGCATTCCGGTGGGGATCGCCTACGCCATCTGGTCGGGGCTGGGGATCGTGCTGATCAGTGTGGCGGCGCTGGTGATCTACGGGCAGAAGCTGGATGTGCCTGCGATGCTGGGCATGGCCATGATTGTGGGTGGGGTGGTGGTGATTCAGCTGTTCTCGAAGACAGCCGGGCATTGA
- a CDS encoding LysR family transcriptional regulator — protein MAEQWNLEQLRTFLRVAELRSFSAVAREQRKAQSAVSSAIALLETDLGVTLFERSSGRQPKLTENGSALLEDARELLRQCERLDGRALALMRGQEALLRVAQDEAMPYQPVIDSLDELASRYPFLEVQLASGAQGDVARKLVERRADLGLFFHHESIPASLERRALGSVEMVTVCSIDHPLAREQRVTCQQLARHRQLLITPQQSGYPGSEAASPQVWRADSFYAMAELLMRGLGWAWLPRHVVQYPTYQAHMVELDSEWRPPALVAELAWRRDEPLGPAAQWLAERFAVHLRAIG, from the coding sequence ATGGCCGAGCAGTGGAACCTCGAGCAGTTGCGAACCTTTCTGCGCGTTGCCGAACTGCGCTCGTTTTCTGCTGTGGCGCGCGAGCAGCGCAAAGCCCAGTCGGCAGTCAGCAGCGCCATCGCCCTGCTCGAAACTGACCTGGGTGTCACCTTGTTCGAGCGCAGCAGCGGCCGGCAGCCAAAGCTCACCGAAAATGGCAGCGCGCTGCTGGAAGATGCCCGCGAACTGTTGCGCCAGTGCGAGCGCCTGGATGGCCGCGCACTGGCGTTGATGCGCGGGCAGGAGGCCTTGCTGCGGGTGGCGCAGGACGAAGCCATGCCCTATCAGCCGGTGATCGACAGCCTCGATGAACTGGCCAGCCGCTACCCGTTCCTGGAGGTGCAGCTGGCCAGTGGCGCCCAGGGCGATGTGGCGCGCAAGCTGGTGGAGCGTCGCGCTGACCTCGGCCTGTTCTTTCACCACGAGAGCATCCCGGCCTCGCTGGAGCGGCGTGCGCTGGGCAGTGTGGAAATGGTCACGGTGTGTTCGATCGACCACCCGTTGGCCCGCGAGCAGCGCGTTACCTGCCAGCAGCTGGCCCGCCACCGGCAATTGCTGATTACCCCGCAGCAAAGCGGTTATCCAGGTAGCGAAGCAGCCAGCCCGCAGGTGTGGCGTGCCGACAGCTTCTACGCCATGGCAGAGTTGCTGATGCGTGGCCTGGGCTGGGCCTGGTTACCACGCCATGTGGTGCAGTACCCGACCTACCAGGCGCACATGGTCGAGCTGGACAGCGAATGGCGCCCACCGGCGCTGGTAGCGGAACTGGCCTGGCGGCGCGATGAGCCCTTGGGGCCGGCGGCGCAGTGGCTGGCCGAGCGCTTTGCGGTGCACCTGCGTGCGATCGGGTAA
- the waaA gene encoding lipid IV(A) 3-deoxy-D-manno-octulosonic acid transferase, which yields MNRTLYTLLFHLGLPLVRLRLYLRARKAPAYGQRIAERFACKLPAMRQGGIWVHAVSVGESIAAAPMVRALLKAYPELPITLTCMTPTGSERIRAMFADEPRVQHCYLPYDLPWAAGRFLDHVQPKLGIIMETELWPNHIHQCAKRGIPVALANARLSERSARGYGRFAKLTRPMLAEMNLIAVQTETEAQRFRELGARPECVQVTGSIKFDLKIDEQLLPRARALREQWGTTQRPVWIAASTHEGEDALILQAHRQLLQVHGDALLILVPRHPERFNAVHALCSEQFTTVRRSAGTPVDAQTRVLLGDTMGELLFLYALADIAFVGGSLVPTGGHNPLEPAALALPVIMGPHVFNFLEISAMLREAGALQQVDDADGLAGEVRRLVELPQAAQRMGEAGRAVMRANQGALQRLLDGLAALMR from the coding sequence ATGAACAGAACACTCTATACCTTGCTGTTTCACCTGGGCCTGCCGCTGGTTAGGCTGCGCCTGTACCTGCGTGCGCGCAAGGCGCCAGCCTATGGTCAGCGTATCGCCGAGCGTTTCGCCTGCAAGCTGCCAGCCATGCGCCAGGGTGGCATCTGGGTGCATGCGGTGTCGGTGGGCGAGAGCATTGCCGCCGCGCCCATGGTGCGCGCCTTGCTCAAGGCTTACCCCGAGTTGCCGATCACGCTTACCTGCATGACACCTACCGGTTCCGAGCGCATTCGCGCCATGTTCGCCGATGAACCGCGCGTGCAGCATTGCTACCTGCCCTACGACCTGCCGTGGGCGGCCGGGCGTTTTCTCGACCATGTGCAGCCGAAGCTGGGCATCATCATGGAAACCGAGCTGTGGCCCAATCACATTCACCAGTGTGCCAAGCGCGGCATTCCGGTGGCGCTGGCCAATGCGCGATTGTCCGAGCGTTCGGCCCGTGGCTACGGGCGCTTTGCCAAGCTGACGCGGCCGATGCTGGCGGAGATGAACCTGATTGCCGTGCAGACCGAGACCGAGGCGCAACGCTTCCGTGAACTGGGTGCGCGGCCGGAGTGTGTGCAGGTCACAGGCTCGATCAAATTTGATCTGAAGATCGACGAGCAACTGCTACCGCGTGCCAGGGCCTTGCGTGAACAGTGGGGTACCACGCAGCGCCCGGTGTGGATTGCCGCCAGTACCCACGAGGGTGAGGATGCCTTGATCCTGCAGGCGCACCGGCAATTGCTGCAGGTGCATGGGGATGCCTTGCTGATCCTGGTACCGCGCCACCCCGAGCGCTTCAACGCGGTGCATGCGCTTTGCAGCGAACAGTTCACGACCGTGCGCCGCTCTGCCGGCACGCCGGTCGATGCGCAGACGCGGGTACTGCTTGGCGACACCATGGGCGAGTTGCTGTTCCTCTATGCGCTGGCCGACATTGCCTTTGTCGGCGGGAGCCTGGTGCCTACCGGTGGGCACAACCCGTTGGAGCCGGCAGCGTTGGCGTTGCCGGTGATCATGGGGCCACATGTGTTCAACTTCCTCGAAATCAGTGCGATGTTGCGCGAGGCGGGGGCGTTGCAGCAGGTGGACGATGCCGACGGGCTGGCCGGGGAAGTGCGGCGGCTGGTCGAGTTGCCGCAGGCTGCGCAGCGCATGGGCGAGGCGGGCAGGGCGGTGATGCGGGCCAATCAGGGGGCGTTGCAGCGCTTGCTTGATGGCCTGGCTGCGCTAATGCGCTGA
- a CDS encoding TolC family outer membrane protein translates to MLRKLSLAIAVSCASNGVVWAADVPSTVKTDLVSVYQEAVDNNADLAAARADYGARREVVPQARAGLLPNLSAGAEMMNTRTKLDEPSITSNRSGNSWSATLAQPIFRADRWFQLQAAEAVNEQAALELSATEQNLILQTAQNYFAVLRAQDNLAATKAEEAAFKRQLDQSNERFDVGLSDKTDVLQSQASYDTARANRIIAERQVQDAFEALVTLTNREYTSIQGVVHTLPVQVPTPNDAKAWVETAGRQNLNLLATNYAVSAAEETLRQRKAGHAPTLDAVAKYQKGDNDSLGFTNPSQLGVRYSGDVEQTSVGLQLNIPIYSGGLTSSQVREAYQRLSQSEQQRESLRRQVVENTRNLHRAVNTDVEQVQARKQSIISNQSALEATEIGYQVGTRNIVDVLDAQRQLYTSVRDYNNSRYDYILDNLSLKQAAGTLSPQDLQDLKRYLKPDYNPDKDFLPPDLAAAAAKNFERRP, encoded by the coding sequence ATGCTGCGCAAACTCTCACTGGCGATAGCCGTGTCTTGTGCGTCCAACGGAGTGGTCTGGGCAGCGGACGTGCCCTCTACGGTCAAGACCGACCTGGTCAGCGTCTATCAGGAAGCGGTCGACAACAACGCCGACCTGGCAGCGGCACGCGCCGATTACGGCGCCCGCCGCGAAGTGGTGCCACAGGCCCGCGCCGGTTTGCTGCCGAATCTGTCGGCTGGTGCCGAGATGATGAATACCCGCACCAAGCTCGATGAGCCGTCCATTACCTCCAACCGCAGCGGCAACTCCTGGAGCGCGACCCTGGCCCAGCCGATCTTCCGCGCCGACCGCTGGTTCCAGTTGCAGGCAGCCGAAGCGGTCAACGAACAGGCGGCGTTGGAGCTGTCGGCCACCGAACAGAACCTGATCCTGCAAACTGCGCAGAACTACTTCGCCGTGTTGCGCGCGCAGGACAACCTGGCCGCCACCAAGGCTGAAGAAGCCGCGTTCAAGCGCCAATTGGACCAGTCCAACGAACGCTTCGATGTGGGCCTGTCGGACAAGACTGACGTGCTGCAATCCCAGGCCAGCTACGACACGGCCCGGGCCAACCGGATCATCGCCGAGCGCCAGGTGCAGGATGCCTTCGAGGCGCTGGTCACCCTGACCAACCGTGAATACACCTCGATTCAAGGGGTGGTGCATACCCTGCCCGTCCAGGTGCCAACGCCAAACGACGCCAAGGCCTGGGTCGAAACCGCTGGCCGCCAGAACCTCAATCTGCTGGCCACCAACTATGCGGTTTCCGCTGCCGAAGAAACCCTGCGCCAGCGCAAGGCCGGCCATGCACCGACCCTGGATGCAGTGGCCAAGTACCAGAAGGGCGACAACGACAGCCTCGGCTTCACCAACCCTTCGCAACTGGGCGTGCGCTACAGCGGCGATGTCGAACAGACCAGCGTTGGCCTGCAACTGAACATCCCGATCTACAGCGGCGGCCTGACCAGCTCGCAGGTACGCGAGGCCTACCAGCGCCTGAGCCAGAGCGAACAGCAGCGCGAAAGCCTGCGCCGCCAAGTGGTGGAGAACACGCGCAACCTGCACCGCGCGGTGAACACTGATGTGGAACAGGTGCAGGCGCGCAAGCAGTCGATCATCTCCAACCAGAGCGCGCTGGAAGCCACCGAAATCGGCTACCAGGTCGGTACCCGCAACATCGTCGACGTGCTCGATGCCCAGCGCCAGCTGTATACCTCGGTGAGGGATTACAACAACAGCCGCTACGATTACATCCTCGACAACCTGAGCCTGAAGCAGGCGGCCGGTACGCTAAGCCCGCAAGACCTGCAGGACCTCAAGCGCTACCTGAAACCGGACTACAACCCGGACAAGGACTTCTTGCCGCCGGATTTGGCTGCTGCTGCGGCCAAGAACTTCGAGCGCCGCCCTTGA
- the thiC gene encoding phosphomethylpyrimidine synthase ThiC, with protein sequence MSKQEKTINLSESAQVDQQSVQPLPRSRKVYVEGSRPDIRVPMREISLDDTPTDFGGETNAPVLVYDTSGPYTDPNVIIDVRKGLADVRSAWIDDRGDTERLGGLSSNFGQQRLNDAELSKLRFAHVRNPRRAKAGVNVSQMHYARQGIITAEMEYVAIRENMKLQEARAAGLLDQQHPGHSFGASIPKEITAEFVREEVARGRAIIPANINHPEVEPMIIGRNFLVKINGNIGNSALGSSIEEEVAKLTWGIRWGSDTVMDLSTGKHIHETREWIIRNSPVPIGTVPIYQALEKVNGVAEDLTWELFRDTLIEQAEQGVDYFTIHAGVLLRYVPLTAKRVTGIVSRGGSIMAKWCLAHHKENFLYTHFDEICEIMKAYDVSFSLGDGLRPGSIADANDAAQFGELETLGELTKIAWKHDVQCMIEGPGHVPMQLIKENMDKQLECCDEAPFYTLGPLTTDIAPGYDHITSGIGAAMIGWFGCAMLCYVTPKEHLGLPNKDDVKTGIITYKIAAHAADLAKGHPGAQIRDNALSKARFEFRWQDQFNLGLDPDTARAFHDETLPKESAKVAHFCSMCGPKFCSMKITQEVREYAARIETVDVSVEQGMREQAERFRQEGSQLYQKV encoded by the coding sequence ATGAGCAAACAAGAAAAAACGATCAATCTCAGCGAATCGGCACAAGTCGATCAGCAGTCCGTGCAACCGCTACCGCGTTCGCGCAAGGTTTATGTCGAAGGCTCGCGCCCGGACATTCGTGTCCCCATGCGTGAGATCAGCCTGGACGATACCCCGACCGATTTCGGCGGCGAAACCAACGCCCCGGTGCTGGTCTATGACACCTCCGGCCCGTACACCGACCCCAATGTGATCATTGATGTGCGCAAAGGCCTGGCTGATGTGCGCTCGGCCTGGATCGACGACCGTGGTGATACCGAGCGCCTGGGCGGCCTGAGCTCCAACTTCGGCCAGCAGCGCCTGAACGATGCCGAGTTGAGCAAGCTGCGTTTCGCCCATGTGCGCAACCCGCGCCGGGCCAAGGCAGGGGTCAACGTTTCGCAGATGCACTATGCCCGCCAAGGCATCATCACCGCCGAGATGGAATACGTTGCCATCCGCGAGAACATGAAACTGCAGGAGGCCCGCGCTGCCGGCCTGCTCGACCAGCAGCACCCTGGCCACAGCTTTGGTGCCAGCATTCCGAAAGAAATCACCGCCGAGTTCGTCCGCGAGGAAGTCGCCCGTGGCCGCGCGATCATTCCGGCCAACATCAACCACCCGGAAGTGGAGCCGATGATCATTGGCCGCAACTTCCTGGTGAAGATCAACGGCAACATCGGCAACAGCGCCCTGGGCTCTTCGATTGAAGAGGAAGTGGCCAAGCTGACCTGGGGCATTCGCTGGGGGTCGGACACGGTCATGGACCTGTCCACCGGCAAGCACATTCACGAAACCCGCGAGTGGATCATCCGCAACTCGCCAGTGCCGATCGGTACCGTGCCGATCTACCAGGCTCTGGAAAAGGTCAACGGCGTGGCCGAAGACCTGACCTGGGAGCTGTTCCGCGACACCCTGATCGAGCAGGCCGAGCAAGGCGTGGACTACTTCACGATCCATGCCGGCGTGCTGCTGCGCTATGTGCCGCTGACTGCCAAGCGCGTCACCGGCATCGTCAGCCGCGGTGGCTCGATCATGGCCAAGTGGTGCCTGGCGCACCACAAGGAAAACTTCCTGTACACGCACTTCGACGAAATCTGCGAAATCATGAAGGCCTACGACGTCAGCTTCTCGCTGGGTGACGGCCTGCGCCCCGGCTCGATCGCCGACGCCAACGACGCCGCACAGTTCGGCGAGCTGGAAACCCTCGGCGAGCTGACCAAGATCGCCTGGAAGCACGACGTGCAGTGCATGATCGAAGGCCCCGGCCACGTGCCGATGCAACTGATCAAGGAGAACATGGACAAGCAGCTGGAGTGCTGCGACGAGGCGCCGTTCTACACCCTCGGCCCGCTGACTACCGATATCGCCCCGGGTTACGACCACATCACCTCGGGCATTGGTGCGGCAATGATCGGCTGGTTCGGTTGCGCCATGCTTTGTTACGTCACGCCCAAGGAGCACCTGGGCCTGCCGAACAAGGACGACGTGAAAACCGGCATCATCACCTACAAGATCGCTGCGCACGCCGCCGACCTTGCCAAGGGCCACCCGGGTGCGCAGATCCGTGACAACGCCTTGTCCAAGGCGCGCTTCGAGTTCCGCTGGCAAGACCAGTTCAACCTCGGCCTGGACCCGGACACTGCCCGCGCCTTCCACGACGAGACCCTGCCGAAGGAGTCGGCCAAGGTCGCGCACTTCTGCTCGATGTGCGGGCCGAAGTTCTGCTCGATGAAGATCACCCAGGAAGTGCGTGAATACGCCGCCAGGATCGAGACCGTGGACGTGTCGGTCGAGCAAGGCATGCGCGAGCAGGCCGAGCGGTTCCGCCAGGAAGGCAGCCAGCTGTACCAGAAAGTCTAA